The following are encoded together in the Sparus aurata chromosome 1, fSpaAur1.1, whole genome shotgun sequence genome:
- the commd1 gene encoding COMM domain-containing protein 1: MADAEATKALSGLLNGIAQKVYYNNSDITEELLNTELFPELTRDQFTALHDKMRGLLKSIATADMDHAQLEAFLTAQTKRQGGGGVTAEQAAALSRFWKSHRARVRESLLAQSRWEPGFRGLSWRVDLQTGASRGDAVHSGPVALMELELGRAGEDSEFVCLEFDEAKVNQVLKKMADIQQSIDSIVQRT, translated from the exons ATGGCGGACGCCGAAGCAACGAAGGCTCTGAGCGGGCTGCTGAACGGGATCGCTCAGAAAGTGTATTATAACAACAGCGACATCACGGAGGAGCTGCTGAACACCGAGCTGTTCCCCGAACTGACCCGGGACCAGTTCACGGCCCTGCACGACAAGATGAGAGGCCTCCTGAAG TCCATCGCCACAGCAGACATGGACCACGCCCAGCTGGAGGCCTTCCTCACCGCCCAGACCAAGAGGCAGGGTGGCGGCGGGGTGACCGCCGAACAGGCCGCCGCCCTCTCTCGCTTCTGGAAGAGCCACCGGGCCCGGGTGAGGGAGAGCTTGCTGGCTCAGAGCCGCTGGGAGCCGGGCTTCAGGGGCCTCTCCTGGAGGGTGGACCTCCAGACCGGAGCCAGCCGGGGCGATGCAGTCCACAGCGGCCCGGTCGCCCtgatggagctggagctgggcAGAGCTGGAGAG gactCGGAGTTTGTGTGTCTGGAGTTTGACGAGGCCAAAGTCAACCAGGTGCTGAAGAAGATGGCCGACATCCAGCAGAGCATCGACAGCATCGTTCAGCGCACGTAA
- the LOC115592197 gene encoding N-acetyllactosaminide beta-1,3-N-acetylglucosaminyltransferase 2-like isoform X2 produces MPVVRRRVRVLCAVMALNVFVCVLVTVSWNFRRDKSGQQKIRIPSKRFWQQQVWSKSFWNKEQQRLDFIYNPLISSELSIELPDWLDDSGPADPCQPDHRVSAQIFNFTSLPQYFQDFLLYMRCRTYPMLINQPHVCDDEPFLLLVVKSLIPHFDRRQAIRETWGRTGVFANKTVATVFLLGSSSPEDHLPDLLEMLGHEAELHKDILQWDYRDTFFNLTLKEVLFLEWFSQTCPHTQFILKGDDDVFVNTLQIIDLLTGLSVKKAKDLFIGDVIRNAGPHRDQKLKYFVPESVYVGQYPPYAGGGGYLYSGDVALRLHNISQQVVLYPIDDVYTGMCLKKLGLAPEKHAGFRTFDIAEKQRSNLCVYRSLMLVHSRTPQQMLTIWPWIIDPDPDCQ; encoded by the coding sequence ATGCCTGTGGTCCGCAGAAGAGTACGTGTGCTCTGCGCGGTGATGGCGCTCAACGTCTTCGTCTGCGTCCTCGTGACCGTGTCGTGGAACTTCAGGCGAGACAAAAGTGGCCAGCAGAAGATTAGAATCCCCTCCAAGAGGTTTTGGCAGCAGCAGGTGTGGAGCAAATCCTTCTGGAACAAGGAGCAGCAGCGCCTGGACTTCATCTACAACCCGCTCATTAGCTCTGAGCTCTCTATCGAGCTGCCGGATTGGCTGGACGACAGCGGGCCGGCCGACCCCTGCCAACCAGACCACAGAGTCTCCGCGCAGATCTTCAACTTCACCTCCCTGCCGCAGTACTTCCAGGATTTTCTCCTGTACATGCGCTGCAGGACGTACCCCATGCTGATAAATCAGCCGCATGTTTGTGACGACGAACCCTTCCTGCTGCTGGTCGTCAAGTCGCTCATCCCACATTTCGACCGGCGGCAGGCCATCCGTGAAACGTGGGGACGGACGGGCGTGTTCGCCAACAAGACCGTGGCGACCGTGTTCCTGCTCGGCAGCAGCTCGCCGGAGGACCACCTCCCGGACCTGCTGGAGATGCTGGGCCACGAGGCGGAGCTTCACAAAGACATCCTCCAGTGGGACTACAGGGACACCTTCTTCAACCTCACCCTGAAGGAGGTCCTCTTCCTGGAGTGGTTCAGCCAAACCTGTCCGCACACCCAGTTCATCCTCAAAGGTGACGACGATGTCTTTGTCAACACTTTACAGATTATTGACCTCCTCACAGGCCTGTCGGTGAAGAAGGCCAAGGATTTGTTTATCGGTGATGTCATCAGGAACGCCGGTCCACACCGAGACCAGAAACTCAAATACTTTGTCCCAGAGAGTGTGTATGTGGGGCAGTACCCGCCGTACGCAGGAGGCGGGGGATATCTGTACTCTGGAGATGTGGCACTTCGCCTTCACAACATTTCTCAGCAGGTCGTCCTGTATCCCATCGACGACGTCTACACGGGGATGTGTCTGAAAAAGCTGGGCCTGGCCCCCGAGAAGCACGCCGGCTTCAGGACTTTTGACATTGCGGAGAAGCAGCGGTCCAACCTGTGCGTCTACAGGAGCCTGATGCTGGTTCACAGCCGGACGCCTCAGCAGATGTTGACCATCTGGCCGTGGATTATCGATCCCGATCCGGACTGTCAGTGA
- the LOC115592197 gene encoding N-acetyllactosaminide beta-1,3-N-acetylglucosaminyltransferase 2-like isoform X1 — protein sequence MFPNVPLYAGFAIQRGGNMPVVRRRVRVLCAVMALNVFVCVLVTVSWNFRRDKSGQQKIRIPSKRFWQQQVWSKSFWNKEQQRLDFIYNPLISSELSIELPDWLDDSGPADPCQPDHRVSAQIFNFTSLPQYFQDFLLYMRCRTYPMLINQPHVCDDEPFLLLVVKSLIPHFDRRQAIRETWGRTGVFANKTVATVFLLGSSSPEDHLPDLLEMLGHEAELHKDILQWDYRDTFFNLTLKEVLFLEWFSQTCPHTQFILKGDDDVFVNTLQIIDLLTGLSVKKAKDLFIGDVIRNAGPHRDQKLKYFVPESVYVGQYPPYAGGGGYLYSGDVALRLHNISQQVVLYPIDDVYTGMCLKKLGLAPEKHAGFRTFDIAEKQRSNLCVYRSLMLVHSRTPQQMLTIWPWIIDPDPDCQ from the exons atgtttccaaaTGTCCCTTTATATGCTGGCTTTGCT ATCCAGAGGGGAGGCAACATGCCTGTGGTCCGCAGAAGAGTACGTGTGCTCTGCGCGGTGATGGCGCTCAACGTCTTCGTCTGCGTCCTCGTGACCGTGTCGTGGAACTTCAGGCGAGACAAAAGTGGCCAGCAGAAGATTAGAATCCCCTCCAAGAGGTTTTGGCAGCAGCAGGTGTGGAGCAAATCCTTCTGGAACAAGGAGCAGCAGCGCCTGGACTTCATCTACAACCCGCTCATTAGCTCTGAGCTCTCTATCGAGCTGCCGGATTGGCTGGACGACAGCGGGCCGGCCGACCCCTGCCAACCAGACCACAGAGTCTCCGCGCAGATCTTCAACTTCACCTCCCTGCCGCAGTACTTCCAGGATTTTCTCCTGTACATGCGCTGCAGGACGTACCCCATGCTGATAAATCAGCCGCATGTTTGTGACGACGAACCCTTCCTGCTGCTGGTCGTCAAGTCGCTCATCCCACATTTCGACCGGCGGCAGGCCATCCGTGAAACGTGGGGACGGACGGGCGTGTTCGCCAACAAGACCGTGGCGACCGTGTTCCTGCTCGGCAGCAGCTCGCCGGAGGACCACCTCCCGGACCTGCTGGAGATGCTGGGCCACGAGGCGGAGCTTCACAAAGACATCCTCCAGTGGGACTACAGGGACACCTTCTTCAACCTCACCCTGAAGGAGGTCCTCTTCCTGGAGTGGTTCAGCCAAACCTGTCCGCACACCCAGTTCATCCTCAAAGGTGACGACGATGTCTTTGTCAACACTTTACAGATTATTGACCTCCTCACAGGCCTGTCGGTGAAGAAGGCCAAGGATTTGTTTATCGGTGATGTCATCAGGAACGCCGGTCCACACCGAGACCAGAAACTCAAATACTTTGTCCCAGAGAGTGTGTATGTGGGGCAGTACCCGCCGTACGCAGGAGGCGGGGGATATCTGTACTCTGGAGATGTGGCACTTCGCCTTCACAACATTTCTCAGCAGGTCGTCCTGTATCCCATCGACGACGTCTACACGGGGATGTGTCTGAAAAAGCTGGGCCTGGCCCCCGAGAAGCACGCCGGCTTCAGGACTTTTGACATTGCGGAGAAGCAGCGGTCCAACCTGTGCGTCTACAGGAGCCTGATGCTGGTTCACAGCCGGACGCCTCAGCAGATGTTGACCATCTGGCCGTGGATTATCGATCCCGATCCGGACTGTCAGTGA